One window of the Perca fluviatilis chromosome 5, GENO_Pfluv_1.0, whole genome shotgun sequence genome contains the following:
- the ppp1r3da gene encoding protein phosphatase 1, regulatory subunit 3Da yields MDRGWFIGHERIPPLKETSSSYSSISRPCMTINLTEMLQAEKPSAVKKPVPIRPPSPRVSLPREFHHSLSCEPTPKPIIRQRSRSLPSATEKKKQCRNVGVRFVDSLGLDLEDIKLFKSAEDPFVPHHVTFRLLMGAELADGRHLEISLPYLKPVFAQQPGDQQGFLHRLNEQKVCLERVLCFELGVIGITQVLNLNFEKDVIARYSFTEWKNCTETKASWVSTITKTCEGGGGKLSCDTFRFHLPVPPFLQPGAVLQFAIQYKVCGAEYWDNNNGENYKLVCHNYKLTVPKECEDSMVHFI; encoded by the coding sequence ATGGATAGAGGGTGGTTTATTGGACATGAGAGGATTCCCCCTTTGAAGGAGACATCCAGCTCTTACAGCAGTATCTCAAGGCCCTGCATGACCATCAACCTGACTGAAATGCTTCAAGCTGAAAAACCTAGTGCAGTAAAGAAGCCAGTTCCAATCCGCCCCCCAAGCCCCAGAGTCTCTCTGCCAAGGGAGTTCCACCACAGTCTCTCCTGTGAACCCACGCCTAAACCCATCATCCGACAACGGTCACGCTCTCTGCCTTCCGCCACAGAGAAAAAGAAGCAATGCAGAAATGTTGGTGTGCGGTTTGTTGACTCTTTGGGGCTCGACCTGGAAGACATCAAACTTTTTAAATCTGCAGAGGATCCATTTGTACCACATCATGTTACCTTCAGATTGTTGATGGGTGCAGAGTTGGCAGATGGAAGGCATCTGGAGATTTCCTTGCCATACTTGAAACCGGTTTTTGCCCAACAACCTGGAGACCAGCAAGGATTCCTGCATCGCCTCAATGAGCAGAAAGTATGTCTGGAGAGAGTATTGTGTTTTGAACTGGGTGTCATCGGAATCACCCAGGTCCTCAATTTGAACTTTGAGAAGGATGTTATAGCTCGCTATTCATTTACAGAGTGGAAGAACTGCACAGAAACTAAGGCCTCTTGGGTGTCCACCATCACCAAGACCTGCGAAGGAGGAGGGGGCAAACTCAGTTGTGATACATTTCGTTTCCACCTGCCTGTTCCTCCCTTTTTGCAGCCAGGAGCAGTGTTGCAGTTTGCTATTCAATACAAAGTATGTGGGGCTGAATACTGGGACAACAATAATGGAGAGAATTATAAGTTAGTTTGCCATAACTACAAGCTCACTGTGCCCAAAGAATGTGAGGATAGCATGGTGCACTTCATTTAG
- the fam217ba gene encoding protein FAM217A produces the protein MGPIMQERTASTTLKRVVSKEKIRVKYTENSGPVTSSKKGNKMKKAGGQMKNGLPGPGQDKDTVTTVQKGAQSKGGRVKSGTTRNTSKLSSPEEEGDLRPQLRKHLSVHRKEEQRENQRMSQCSNELHQNRGGMGKNRRALSLPLSPISGLRHMPAHPLTHSPAPTPTPEALQRHYNQKDEDTDSASDLSDSERLPVLPSPCTPCTPPHLNLRAEVINTNDFPPDFPGPHGAVGDEDESEKPSYSYPDFLPPPFNSWSLRQLAVFLHTDGRGAPRPKPVGPLEKYLERLLQLEWLQIQTVQAEISRPPGSRTRLQGFPSANTAHPPRPHTAPPSRLNSPKGLRQSQRAFPFTPVNNPPSPASAQQQHSRFPVCPHCHIRYPLCNGSCSANAYQRHSRLSPLLERKARPGAPAKRSSSETRATSTECRSPGGQGGVQVGGGAQTPVSPSAGRSHLRHMQAAGNVRKQPQDSGTNPNSRGQVRKSRVRANSETDVKKEPCGSKAAGAEKQVFPASKREVTTSKRVERDRQRTEAVGQASKTAMKRAAKEPQSLSRAPLSSKQNGKTKNVHFVAK, from the exons ATGGGGCCCATCATGCAGGAGCGTACAGCATCCACGACACTGAAACGCGTCGTCTCCAAAGAGAAGATTCGGGTAAAATATACTGAAAACAGCGGACCAGTAACCAG TTCAAAGAAAGGTAACAAGATGAAGAAAGCAGGGGGCCAGATGAAAAATGGCCTCCCAGGACCAGGTCAGGATAAGGACACAGTGACAACAGTGCAGAAG GGTGCACAGTCAAAAGGTGGCAGGGTCAAATCTGGCACTACACGCAATACAAGCAAACTGTCCAG CCCGGAAGAAGAAGGAGATTTGAGACCTCAACTCCGCAAACATTTATCTGTGCACAGGAAAGAGGAGCAACGTGAAAATCAACGGATGTCTCAGTGCAGCAACGAGCTACACCAGAATCGTGGTGGGATGGGGAAAAATCGGCGAGCCCTCTCCCTGCCTCTCTCCCCAATATCAGGGCTACGACACATGCCAGCACACCCTCTAACACACTCCCCagccccaaccccaaccccagaGGCACTACAGCGGCACTACAACCAGAAGGATGAAGACACTGACAGTGCCAGTGATCTGTCAGACTCTGAGAGGCTGCCTGTACTGCCCTCTCCCTGTACCCCCTGCACCCCTCCTCACCTCAACCTCCGGGCCGAGGTCATCAATACTAATGACTTTCCCCCGGACTTCCCAGGACCTCATGGGGCTGTGGGTGATGAAGATGAGAGTGAAAAACCCAGCTACAGTTACCCAGACTTTCTGCCTCCTCCCTTCAACAGCTGGAGCTTGAGACAGCTGGCAGTGTTTCTTCATACGGATGGCCGTGGCGCCCCCCGCCCCAAGCCAGTAGGGCCCTTAGAGAAGTACCTGGAGAGGCTGCTGCAGCTGGAGTGGCTCCAGATCCAAACGGTGCAAGCAGAAATAAGCCGCCCACCTGGTAGTCGTACAAGGCTGCAGGGCTTCCCCTCTGCCAACACTGCTCACCCCCCCAGGCCTCACACAGCTCCACCATCACGACTCAACTCCCCTAAAGGGCTGCGGCAAAGCCAGCGAGCCTTCCCATTTACACCTGTCAACAACCCCCCATCACCTGCTTCAGCCCAGCAACAGCACTCCCGCTTTCCAGTTTGCCCTCACTGTCACATTCGCTACCCATTGTGCAATGGAAGCTGCTCTGCTAATGCTTACCAGCGCCACTCAAGGCTCAGCCCACTTCTTGAGCGCAAAGCCAGACCTGGAGCACCAGCGAAGAGGAGCAGCAGTGAGACCCGAGCCACCTCAACAGAATGTAGGAGCCCAGGAGGACAAGGTGGAGTACAAGTCGGAGGAGGAGCCCAGACCCCAGTTAGCCCCTCAGCTGGAAGGAGTCATCTTAGGCACATGCAGGCTGCAGGCAATGTCCGTAAGCAACCCCAGGATTCTGGAACTAACCCAAACAGCAGAGGTCAGGTGAGGAAAAGCCGCGTCAGAGCTAACTCGGAAACAGATGTTAAAAAGGAGCCTTGTGGCAGTAAAGCAGCTGGTGCAGAGAAACAAGTTTTTCCTGCAAGTAAGAGAGAGGTCACCACCTCCAAGAGAGTAGAAAGGGACCGGCAGAGGACAGAGGCGGTAGGTCAGGCCTCTAAAACTGCCATGAAAAGAGCTGCTAAAGAGCCGCAGTCTCTCTCCAGAGCTCCGCTCAGTAGTAAGCAGAAtggcaaaacaaaaaatgtgcaCTTTGTTGCAAAGTAA